The nucleotide sequence AGAGGGGATTTAATAATTCTAAAATTAAATTGAGACATATCCAAAAACTCACTTTTCTGAATTATCAGATATGCTCTCCCTTTTTTGTTGTTGAAACATTTCAATAATTTCATCTACTGTTGTTGCTTGTTCAGGAGATTTATCTTCTCTTATAAATCCAATAACTCGAGGAAATCTTAATGCAAAACCTAACCTATCATCATCTTTGCCACAAGTATGAACAGGACTTTTTGTTATCTCATCCGCTTGAACTTCTATGACATATTTAGGATATACCCAAACGTCTGGAATTATTTGAGAATCCACATTAATAGGCTTATCATCTACTTTTATTTCATCTAATATTTCTCTAAATCTAAGCCACTCTTCTTCCGTAGGTCCAGTACCAATTTTTGCTATAGTCTCATATTTATCTTTCTTAGGATTGTAAACGCCCACCAATAAAGCACCTATACCAAACCTAGCTCTCTGACCTCTTCCTTTAAAATAACCTAATATTATACAATCCACAGTATCAGTAAGCTGACTTTGATAAGATCTTTTAAGCTTTATCCAGTTAAAATTTCTTACTCCTGCTTGATAAGGAGCCTCTAATCTCTTTGCTACAATACCTTCTAATCCTTCAGTTATAGATTCTTCAAAGAAAGCTTGAAGCTCCTTTGGAGAACTTGTAATAATATAATTTGTTACAACAATTGTTTCCCCTGGAAGAATAATTTTTTCTAATCTTTCTCTTCTTCTAAGATAAGGAAGAGGAGTTAAATCCTCTCCATCAACATAAAGAAGATCAAAAACAAATAATTTTAAAGGAAAAAGATTCATCATTTTATCTATATCATACTTTCTTTTTCTTTGAACTGTAATTTGAAAAGGATAGAATTCATGAGTCTCAGGATTAAAAGAAATAGCTTCTCCCTCCAGTATTACATTTTCTCTAGAAACTTGATTAACTATTCCCTGAACTAGATCTGGAAACATATGGGTATTATCCTCAAGATTTCTCGAAAAAATTTTTACCTCTTTTCCTTTCTTATGAACTTGACATCTAAATCCATCAAATTTAGGTTCTACAATACATTTCCCTAATTTTTTAATTATCTCCTCTGGTGTAGACAATCTTTCAGCAAGAGCCATTCTAATAGGTCTTCCCACTTCTACTTTAATTCTTTTTAACGCCTCTATTCCCCCTTCCCAGAAAATTTTAGCACAGTATCCTAAATCAGAAGTAATATTAAATGCTCTTTCTATATGTTCTCTTAAAGATTTATCTCCTTTTTTTACATATGATAAAGCATCCATTATACTTGGCTCACCTATCCCAAGTCGTAATTTTCCAAGAACAATTCTAATTACATATTTTGCCCCTAAAGAGGTTAAGGAATTTATTAAATATGAAAGCCTATTAACTTTTGCCTCAATACTTCCTTCTCCACTTAGTAATGCTATGTCATATAAATTTTTAAAAACTTCTGAGACTTCCAAATCTTTTTCTCCTCTTGAAAGATGGAATACAACTTCTCCTAAATCTCCTATTTCCTTATATAATCTTTCAATTTCTATTAGATCTTTCATAAAAGCTAGAGAAATAGATCTTAGAGCCAATCTTTCAGAGATTCCAAATTCTAACTTTTCATAAGGAGGAGCAACTCTCCCATTAAGTAGATAAATAATCTTGTCAATCTCTTCAACTCGAGCTTTCTGGAAAAGTTCTGCTAGAATAATCATCATTTCATTTCTTTTAGTGGTGGTTTCTAATCTTTGAAAAAATATTGAAAGCTCATTGAAAAACATGTTCAATCTCCTTTCTAAGGTTAAATCTCTAAACTTAATTTTAACATACTTTTTATATTCTAAGAATTTTAGTAAAATATGGATTTAAAAATCATATGTGAGGTGAAAAAATTATGAGCAAATTTATTAAAAGCCATGGACTTGGAAACGATTATATAGTCTTTAATGAAGAGGACATTGATTTTCCTCTAAATACAAAAAATATCAAAAAAATCTGTGATAGGAATTATGGAATTGGCTCTGATGGAATTCTTATATTCAAAAAGATTTCTGATAATCAATTTAAAGTGAAAATATTTAATCCTGATGGTAGTGAGGCAGAAAAAAGTGGAAATGGTATAAGGATATTAGCAAAATTTTTATTTGAACATAAGTTTACATATCTTAAAGAATTTTTTATAGAAACTCTGGGAGGTCAAGTCAGAGTAAATTTAGAAACAGATAATAATAGAGTTAAAAATATAGAGGTAGAAATGGGTAAAGTAGAATTCTTTAATATAGATGAAGAAATAGAAATATTAAACGATAAATTAAAGGTAGTCTCTCTAAGTATTGGTAACCCCCATTGTGTTTTTTTTGTAAAAGAAATAGATGAAGAATACATAAAAAAAGTAGGCCCTCTTATAGAAAATCATCCATCTTTTCCTCAAAGAACAAATGTTCAAATGGTCAAGATTATATCGCAAGACTCTATTGAGATTAGAATTTGGGAAAGAGGAGCAGGATATACACTAGCTTCTGGGAGTAGTTCCTGTGCTGCTGCATGTGCTTCATATAGAAAAGGATTTGTTGGTGAAAAAGTAAATGTAATTATGCCAGGAGGTAAACTAGAAGTTATAATTAAACCTTCCTGGGAAGTTATCTTGAAAGGTCCTGCTCAAGAAATATTCATTGGAGAATTAAGCAAAGAATTTTTAGAAGATCTTAGATCTTTGAATTAATAAAAATATCATAAGAATTCCATAGAGGGCCAAAATACAAAGATGGTTTAAAATTTTTAACATTATCCTTTGCTAAATAAATTAAAGAAGGATTTAAAATAATTATTAGGGGTAAATTTTTTGTCCAAATTCTTTGGATATTATAAAAAATAAGTTTTTTCTCAGATATGCTTTTTGCCCCAAGCAATTTGTTGAAAAGAGCATCTATTTCTCCTTCCCATGAATAAAAGGGCTTTCTTTGAAAAGGATACCAAAAGTGTTGAGCACCCCTTGACAAATAAATATCTCTATCTTTAATAGGATCAAAATTCCATTTATATTTTAACAACATGAATTCCCAATTAAAATTTTGAAATAATCTTAAGGAAATAGAATTTTTTCTAGTAATATTAAGTTTTATTCCTATTTTTTCAAAATCCTCTTTTAGAATTTCTGCAATCTTTCTACTCTCTTCATTATCCTCAACAAGAAGATTAATTTCTAAACTATTTTTAAAGACATCCTCAAGAAATCCATCTCCATCTCTATCTTTAAATCCAAGATTTTCTAATATTTTTTTA is from Dictyoglomus sp. and encodes:
- a CDS encoding ATP-dependent DNA ligase, whose translation is MFFNELSIFFQRLETTTKRNEMMIILAELFQKARVEEIDKIIYLLNGRVAPPYEKLEFGISERLALRSISLAFMKDLIEIERLYKEIGDLGEVVFHLSRGEKDLEVSEVFKNLYDIALLSGEGSIEAKVNRLSYLINSLTSLGAKYVIRIVLGKLRLGIGEPSIMDALSYVKKGDKSLREHIERAFNITSDLGYCAKIFWEGGIEALKRIKVEVGRPIRMALAERLSTPEEIIKKLGKCIVEPKFDGFRCQVHKKGKEVKIFSRNLEDNTHMFPDLVQGIVNQVSRENVILEGEAISFNPETHEFYPFQITVQRKRKYDIDKMMNLFPLKLFVFDLLYVDGEDLTPLPYLRRRERLEKIILPGETIVVTNYIITSSPKELQAFFEESITEGLEGIVAKRLEAPYQAGVRNFNWIKLKRSYQSQLTDTVDCIILGYFKGRGQRARFGIGALLVGVYNPKKDKYETIAKIGTGPTEEEWLRFREILDEIKVDDKPINVDSQIIPDVWVYPKYVIEVQADEITKSPVHTCGKDDDRLGFALRFPRVIGFIREDKSPEQATTVDEIIEMFQQQKRESISDNSEK
- the dapF gene encoding diaminopimelate epimerase gives rise to the protein MSKFIKSHGLGNDYIVFNEEDIDFPLNTKNIKKICDRNYGIGSDGILIFKKISDNQFKVKIFNPDGSEAEKSGNGIRILAKFLFEHKFTYLKEFFIETLGGQVRVNLETDNNRVKNIEVEMGKVEFFNIDEEIEILNDKLKVVSLSIGNPHCVFFVKEIDEEYIKKVGPLIENHPSFPQRTNVQMVKIISQDSIEIRIWERGAGYTLASGSSSCAAACASYRKGFVGEKVNVIMPGGKLEVIIKPSWEVILKGPAQEIFIGELSKEFLEDLRSLN